Genomic window (Pseudovibrio brasiliensis):
AGACGTTGCATTTTATAGTAATTGCAATCTAGGCTACTAGAGTTGTTGCGTCATTTTGCTGCTTTTATTGCTTTCCCCTTTTGATTTTTCTTGAAATTCGATTTTGAGTCTTTTTATAGTGGCCCACTCATTTGGGTGAGTTAACGTAATGCGTCTAGGTTAGTAAATGGAAGTTTCTATGCATGAGGCCTATGCAGGCGATCGAAACGTAACGGATGTTTTCGAGAGCTTGAAAGCTGATAGTTCTGCAACTCTTGTAGATGTGAGAACCAACGCTGAATGGACCTTTGTTGGCATACCTGATCTTTCCATGTTGGGTAAGGAAGTCATCCTCGCTGAATGGCAGGGATTCCCGTCCAACGGCCCTCATGAGGGCTTTACGAGTCAACTTTCTGACCTTCTGACGCAAAAAGGACTTGACCAA
Coding sequences:
- a CDS encoding rhodanese-like domain-containing protein, which translates into the protein MHEAYAGDRNVTDVFESLKADSSATLVDVRTNAEWTFVGIPDLSMLGKEVILAEWQGFPSNGPHEGFTSQLSDLLTQKGLDQNAAIYFLCRSGVRSKAAAIAMTALGYTNCYNVADGFEGGHDAEGHRGSVSGWKAQGLPWSQG